A window of Planctomycetota bacterium genomic DNA:
CGACAAGGGGCATCGTGGTACGAGTCGACAGCGGTGGTCACGTGGCCGGTTGGCTCGTCACTGCACCGCCGCTGGCGGGGCCGACTAATGCCGCGTATTTGGCGATGGCGCCGGTCGTGTAGTCGGTGACGCGCGGGGTCCAGGCGGCGCGGCGGCGGGTGAGGTCGTCGTCGCTCACCTCCAGTTCGATCGTGCCGGCGTGGGCGTCGATGGCGATGGTGTCGCCGTCGCGGACGAGGGCGATGGGGCCGCCGACCTGGGCCTCGGGGCCGCAGTGGCCGATCATGAGGCCGCGGGTGGCGCCCGAGAAGCGGCCGTCGGTGATCATGCAGACGTCGTAGCCGAGGCCCTGCCCGACGATGGCGGCGGTGACGCCGAGCATCTCGCGCATGCCGGGGCCACCCTTGGGTCCTTCGTAGCGGATCACGACGACGTCGCCGGCGACGATCTTGCTCGCCTGCACCGCGGCCATGGCGTCTTCCTCGCAGTCGAAGCACTTGGCCGGGCCGCGGTGCTGGAGGCGTTTGACGCCGGCGGTCTTGATGACGCAGCCGTCGGGGGCGAGCGATCCGCGGAGGACGTGCAGGCCGCCGTGGGGTTCGTAGGCCTTGCTCACGGGGACGACGACGTCCTGATCTTCCTTGAGAACGACGTCTTTGAGGTTCTCCGCCATCGTGCGGCCGGTGACGGTGAGCGTGTCGCCGTGGAGCAGGTCGGCGTCGAGGAGGACCTTGAGGATCGCGGGGATGCCGCCGGCCTGGTGGACCTCGTAGGCGGTGTAGCGGCCGAACGGCTTGAGGTCGGCGATGATCGGCGTGCGGCGGCTGATGCGGTCGATGTCGTCGAGCGTGAGCGTCAAACCACACTCGGCCGCCAATGCTGGAAGGTGCAACGCGACGTTTGTAGAGCCACCCGTGGCGGCGGCGACGGCGACGGCGTTCTCAAACGCCTTCATCGTCATGATGTCGCGCGGTTTGACGTCATTCATCAATAGTTGAAGGACGGCGTCGCCGCACTGTTTTGCATACTCGTCTCGCGACTCGTCGACGGCGGGCGGGGAGCCGCTGCCGGGAAGGGCCATACCGATGGCTTCGGCGACGGTGGCCATGGTGTTGGCGGTGAACTGGCCGCCGCAGGAGCCGGCCGACGGGCAGGCGGCGCACTCGACGCGGCGGAGTTGTTCGTCGTCGATCTTGCCGGCCGAGTGGGCGCCGACGGCCTCGTAGACGTCCTGGACGGTGAGTTTTTTGCCGTCGAGTTCTCCTGGGAGGATGGTGCCGCCGTAGAGGAAGACCGACGGTCGGTTGAGGCGGGCCATGGCCATGAGCATGCCGGGCAGGGACTTGTCGCAGCCGGCGATGCCGACGAAGGCGTCGTAGCCGTGGGCGCGGAACATGAGCTCGGCCGAGTCGGCGATGACCTCGCGGCTGACGAGGCTGGCCTTCATGCCCTGGTGGCCCATGCCGATGCCGTCGGAGACGCTGATGGTGTGGAAACGCCTGGGGGTTCCGCCGGCCGCCTTGACGCCGTCGGCGGCGGCGATGGCCTGGCGGTCGAGGGTGGTGTTGCAGGGCGTGGCCTCGTTCCACGCGGCCCCGACGCCGACCCAGGGCTTGTCCATGTCCTCGTCGGTGAGGCCCATGGCGCGGAAGAACGCGCGGTGCGGGGCACGCTCGGGTCCGTCGGTGACGACGCGGGAATGGGGGCGGGGGAAGGCGGAGGTGCTGGCGGTCATTCTGCCGGAACGTTAGTTTGCGAACGTGGTCGACGCGACTGCTGACGATGGTCCGCCGGAGACGCAATTGTCCGATGATTCGGCGATGATTTGGGGGATTGTGTCTGTGATGGTCGCGGTGCTGTCGCTCGTGTGCTGTGCGTTCCCTGTCTTCGGATGGTGGCGTGTTGCGTTTCCGCTGGTCGGTCTGGCGATGGCAGGAATCGGTTGGAAGATGGCTCAGGCGAAGCCACGTTTCAGCCGCGGCTGGCCGATCGCTGGAGCAATCACGAACGGGATCGCGCTCTTGATCATCGTGTCTCTACTCATCGTCGCGAG
This region includes:
- the ilvD gene encoding dihydroxy-acid dehydratase → MTASTSAFPRPHSRVVTDGPERAPHRAFFRAMGLTDEDMDKPWVGVGAAWNEATPCNTTLDRQAIAAADGVKAAGGTPRRFHTISVSDGIGMGHQGMKASLVSREVIADSAELMFRAHGYDAFVGIAGCDKSLPGMLMAMARLNRPSVFLYGGTILPGELDGKKLTVQDVYEAVGAHSAGKIDDEQLRRVECAACPSAGSCGGQFTANTMATVAEAIGMALPGSGSPPAVDESRDEYAKQCGDAVLQLLMNDVKPRDIMTMKAFENAVAVAAATGGSTNVALHLPALAAECGLTLTLDDIDRISRRTPIIADLKPFGRYTAYEVHQAGGIPAILKVLLDADLLHGDTLTVTGRTMAENLKDVVLKEDQDVVVPVSKAYEPHGGLHVLRGSLAPDGCVIKTAGVKRLQHRGPAKCFDCEEDAMAAVQASKIVAGDVVVIRYEGPKGGPGMREMLGVTAAIVGQGLGYDVCMITDGRFSGATRGLMIGHCGPEAQVGGPIALVRDGDTIAIDAHAGTIELEVSDDDLTRRRAAWTPRVTDYTTGAIAKYAALVGPASGGAVTSQPAT